A region of the Heteronotia binoei isolate CCM8104 ecotype False Entrance Well chromosome 9, APGP_CSIRO_Hbin_v1, whole genome shotgun sequence genome:
TTCTAACAGGAATCAGAAAGATGCCTCCAGGATATACAGGCAGCACTCTTTGATTCCAGCATTTGctattcaaaatggctgcctttgaaGTCTGATATTCACTTTATCTTGGCCCATAGCCATTGAGAGACCTATCCCCATAACTTTTTGTAAAACTTTCAAAGCCATCAAAGTTagtggctatcactacatcccATTAGTTATGTGTTGTGTTATAATACTGCTTCCATTTGTCTGTTTTGAGCCTATTTCCAGTCATTTTTGTTGGATGATCCCAGTTTCTAATATCATCTAGtgtcttcccaaaaggcaaaaaaCAGATGAATCATAGAAAACAATTGGATCagtttgtaaaaaaataaatgtgtgtgtgtgtgtgtgtgtatcagaaAGGGATGAGGAATTTAACCCTTCAGGCCCTATTCAGTTTCACTAAACAGAATGGATGTAATTGGAGCCAGAAATACCAactgcatgggctccattgaaatacattacagcaaACAAAGTAGGAAAAAGCagacaagatttttttaaaaatgctgtggccagccagagctcttatgctcagggccagtgccaggcttgCTGGAGCcctaggctgggagggtgggggcaatTTAAATCACAAGGGAGGGCGCCCAGaagcagccactgcccttccaGCACCcaggaagggcagtggctgctcctgggtgccctccAATGCAATTTAAATCTCCTGAGGGGGTGGCTCCACCCTCCCAGGAgatgcccaattcagtgccctctCTGGCCACACCCTCAGCGACTGTCTAAGGCTGCCCAGCAGGCACACTGCCCTGTTTAGGTTTGGCTGCTTGGCCACCATTTCAAGAATCAGTGGAGATGTCTGTGCTGAGAGGCATCTACTTTAGAGTTCTGTAAATTTGAGCCTCTTGGTCCAATTCACctgaaatttgggggaggggctctTTGAATTAGAGGGATTAGTATGAGCTGTGCAAATTTAGTGCTGTTAGCTTTCTAAAGAAGCTGGCTTAGACATCATATCCTTtcctcattggaaataatggtccCTAACTCTGAAACAATACAGATTTGAATCTTGGAACAATCATGTCCCACCCAGAAATCAGCAATCACAATGAAAAGAATAAGAACTGGTTTTTATGTGCTGCTTTTCTGTATCCTGaagagctccatggtgcagagtgttaaagctgcagtgctgcagtcctaagctctgctcacgacctgagttcgatcccagcagaagctggttcaggtagccgtctcgaggttgactcagccttccatccttccgaggtcagtaaaatgagtacccagcttgctgggaggaaagtgtagatgactggggaaggcaatggcaaaccaccccgcaaaaagtctgccgtgaaaacgttgtgaaagcaatgtcaccccagagtcggaaacgacttgtgcttgcacagaggacctttcctttcctttctctaccctaaggaatctcaaagcagcttacaatcgccttcctttcctctgcccacaacagacaccttgtgaggtaggtgggtaggtgaattcagagagaactgtgactggcccaagtcacccagcatgcttcttgtgaagaagtagggaatcaaaaccagttctccagattagaatctgccactcttaacaaCTACATCACCTTGTTGGCTCTTAGCCCAATTCCAAAATTATAACAGAAACTTTCTCAACATACACCCCTACTTCTATTATGTTAAAAGAGAGGTTTTTAAAGGGCACTGTCAGGAAGCAGCAGAGACAGCTTTGTGGAATAGCAGCTGCTCCAGGTCAGCAGCAACCTCTGGGATTCCCCATGGGCCTGGATTGGAAAACACGTTCTGTTCTAGTCCAATAATGGCTCCATCTGAGGCAGAGCCAGTTGGGGTGGGCAGGAGCAATTACCACTGGCCAGGCAATCAGCCAAGCCCAAAACAAGTCTCAAGGCTGCAACCAGGCTCATAGGCCTTTAACACGCAAACAGCTctacagctggctggtgggatgGCAGCAGACAAAGCAGCTGTTGACACTgaggcaggtcctgcagggcaaaCAAGATCTTGAGGGCTGACCTCTTCCCAGGAAGAAGACCCTTCCCCCTGGGAGAAACCAAAGTAACCTGTCAAGCCTGTGCAGATGTGGGGGAGGGCTCAGATCTCCAATAAAGAGGCTCAAGCAATAGGTAAAGTGAAAGACtgcctgaagagccactgccataCAGAGTAGATAATAATGACCCTGATAGACCAGTGGTTTAACTCAGGTACAAGACAGGTTCTTGTGTTCATCATATATATTTGTTCCACAAATGTCAAGCTAAATTGAAGGTATGTATTACATGCCATGGATACTAAAAAGaataatatattcttttttttttaaccagaattCAAGATCTAGTGTCATGGTTAGAAGACTTACAGAGGAAAATTCATGACCCACCAACAGCCAAGTATGCTCCTGAAAATGGACAAATGAAGATATGTATTACTGTAGGGAGCCAGGATGGACTTAGTAAGGTCCGGGCAACATATAAATCAACATAATATTTGTCTTTTGACCATTAAATCAGTCATCAATGAGGGGATTGTGGAAATTCCACCCCAACATCTAAGGCTATCTGAGCAAGAACAGAGCTCTACTCTCCCTAGCCTTGATCATTCCTCGGTAGACTTCAACATTTGTCTGTGCTCTAGTAATTAATAATAGCTCCCTTTTCTGAGCAGTACATTCATATGGAAGAAAAAAGAGCCCTTCAAATATAATGCACTGTATTTTTGACAATGATTACATTTGTTTTCAGTAGCACcacaagatttggggggtataaacttttgagataTCAGCACAGCTACCCTATGAAATGACATTTGCTTATAGTTAATGATAGTCTTGATATAGATTTTACTATAGTTAGTCATAGGTAATGAATTGTTGGACTAGAATAATGAAACATGATAAGTGAAGCCAGAACTAAAATCTGGAACAGAAGTGGATCTGTCAATATGGCAAAATAGCATTTATAACCTTTCATTTCTATCTTGTAGATTTTTGATATGCTTATCAACCCAGGAGATAACATCCTTATAGATGAGCCAAACTATGTTGGGACACTGACAGGGGTGAGTGATTTTTAAGGCTTCATACACATGCAAAAGTGCCTGGATGAACCTATGGACTCCTGAAGGTACCTTATACTAGTTCTTCAGACCATTCATCCTATCTGCAACTGGTTATGGCTCTCCAAGACCTGAGGCAGAGAAATATTTTTCCCAGCATCTGCCACTCAAGATCTTTCAACAACAGATGCTAAGGACTGAGCCAGGGACATTCTACATGCAATTTTAGTTAATTATGAGCTGTAATTAACTGTAATTAATGAGGCTGTGGTGAAGAATGGTGTTGGGGCTGAGCAAAAGTCTTGTCAAACAGGACTTTGTCAACAACAAGCCCAACTTGGCCAATTAGAATCTCAATATTTTAATTCTTaagctttgaaaaaaaaagagatccagttgggcagctgtgttggtctgaagcaaaagaacaaagtaggagtccagtagaccaacaaagttttattcacaatgtaagctttcatatgcatgcatacttcatcagacaatggaatggtcCCATCCTACTCAACATTCTTTCTTGTCAGCTGCAGCTTCCCTTGAGTACTCCTACCAACATGTTTTTGTCTACCAATTGCATGTGACATTTCAGAGTCAATCCTCAGGTGCCCAAAATATGAGCCCCCTTTTAGCTATGGCTGACAAATATCCTCACTTAATTTCGATTGAGTAGATAGTGAGTTGTACGCAATGCCTTTTTTCTTTTCACAAACAGCTCCGGCCATTGGATTGTAACATTATCAGCATCCCTTCCGATGAGAATGGTATAATTTCAAAAGCCTTGAAGGATATTCTTTCCAGATGGAACCCTGAAAATAGCCATAAACTCAATAGCAAGACTCCAAAGTTCCTATACACTGTTCCAAATGGTAGCAATCCTACTGGGAGCTCCTTGACAGTAGAACGCAAAAAGGAGATTTACCAGGTAATACATGGGGATGGAGATGATCATCACTTGGAAGCAGAAGCAAAGATGGCAGTTCCAACAGCTAGAACTAGTTGGCTGCCTAGAGCCAACTATGAACTATAGGAGCAGATGGAAGAAACTCTAGAGCAATAGGCTTGACACCCGGACAGGTTGACCAATTTAGAAGGGTTGTTGCCAGTTGCTGAACTAACTGTGCCACTTTTCAACCCTTGTCTTtaaccaatttttttaaaaaatatttaaaatattttaatttttgttttaaaaaattgcctGTTTTGCACAAGTGAGTTGTGCATTCATATGCGTTAGGCAAACATGTCAaagtatttatatatttattgaaATGTTAATAACCCGTCTTTTCTCTGTGGTTCACAGAGCTTATAATTTTAAATTGAAAAACATAATGAGACTCCAAATCAAATTAACTCTTCTACCCAAAAAGATTCCTGCACTTTCATCCTGGGGAATAAATGCTTAAATCCCCCAGGACATAAAATGGTCTTGCAGCACCTCCTAAAAACTTCTAAGGACAGTATACTCCATCACCAACTCCAAAGTCACCAGTTcaggctgtgtgtgtcataaCGTGCTTTACATGGActtaattttgtttattttttttagaaaagtatTTATGCTACCGTTTTGCCTAACTTTGAgccccaaggcagcaaacagtTGAAAACTGTTTTCTTTCctgaaatttaaatttaaaacagttaaaacccatACATGAGAAAGACGGCTAGTAAGGGAAtgtcaaacaatttttttttaaagtctctgcCTGCAGGCAGAAAACAATGACAGAAGGGAACAGATGAATTTCCCTGAGGAGGGAATTCCCTAATTTTGGTGCCATGATATATAAAGCCCTATCTCAGGTTGCTACCCAAGTCTGGCTCTGGCTGTCACTGACCATTCTGCCCCCCAGTTCCACCAGGCCCAATGATACCAGCCACCACTGAAGAGaaaccaaaaatatatataaagatgTGGGGTGTGAAATTTTGGAGAACCCTGTCATACGGACATCCTACTGGGATTACCAATATTCTGATGGAACCACTATCCTTTTAACGTATTGATAAATTCTCTTAGATACATTGATACTTTTCACACACCTtgttgttggatttttttttagcttGCTAAAGAATACAACTTTCTTATAATAGAAGATGATCCATACTATTTTCTCCAGTATGATAAGGTAAAAACACACCCATTCCTTACTTAGTATGTTGTGATTCATGTTTTTTTCTTGATGAAAGGAATACACTTTCAGCTTTTAGAGTGCAAATCTTATCAGGGGCTCAAGAGCAAAGGCAAGAGAAGTTGGCTTAGAAGTGGGCTGGATGAAGCTCAGTGGTTGGGAGATGGAAGGGATAGACATAGTAAACTGCTTAATAACAAGATTCCCAGAATGAAAGAAGACAGCTGATCTAACTATCTTTAGATCAGCAGAAGACACTGGACTGGCTAGCTCATGTTGCTTGACTAGTAAAAATATGGACTGTTGTGTTAGTTTTCAGTTGGAACTACCTGCCATGCACTCTTCTAATCTGCAGCTCTGTGGTGCCTGCTCCTTAGGGTTCCTAGTTCAAGTCCTGTCATGATGCCGATCAAATCACTCTTTACATTGTAAGGGATGTTAAGCATGCTTCCATAACCCAATGGTTTGGATTCTGAGCCTTGCTTCTATTTGTGCTGCACCATGGCAGAGATTATCCTCTGGTGCTGAACAAGTGCCTCCAACACAAACAGAGTAGTGTTTTTCAGTAAACTGGAAAACACCTGCCCCTGAAGGAAAGAGATGCACAATAGAGGACTACCTCTGCCATGGATGAAGAGGTACACAAATGGAAACAAGGCTTATGTCAGAGTCAAAGTTCAGTCCAAGTGAAGTTCCAGAATCAGAGACAAAGTTCAGTCCAGAAGTCAGTTACCAAAGAATCAGAGTCCAGTTCAgaatagcgttgccaatccccaggtgggggcaggggatcccctggttgggagaccctccccccgcttcagggtcatcagaaagcgaggggaggggagggaaatgtctgctgggaactctattattccctatggagatttattcccatagaaaataatggagaattgatctgcaggtatctgggactctgggggggctgttttttggggtagaggcaccaaattttcagtatagcatctagtgcctctccccaaaatacccctcaagtttcaaaaagattggaccaaggggtccaattctatgagccccaaaagaaggtgcacctatccttcattatttcctatggaaggaaggcattgaaaaggtgtgccgtccctttaaatgtgatggccggaactccctttggagttcaattatgcttgtcacagtcttgatcttggttccacccctaatgtctcctggctctacccccaaagtctcctggctccacccccaaagtcctcagatatatcttgaattggacttggcaacccttgttcagAATGTTGCCCGTGAAGTAAGGTAGGACAGTCTGAAGTCATTCACAAGTGCAGAGAGGGAGAGTCCACAGTCAGAGTCAAGAGGGTTGCAGGAACAGAGCAGAACCCAGAGTTGTGGTCACTGAGTCAGGGGTCTGATGATTTGTTGCTTCCACACCTAACCTGTCATCCACTTCTGCATTTATGCTGGTTGCACAGCTGGATCATGTTGAGCTCATGAATGGATAAGTGTCCTGGCTTGTTAGCTCCATGTGCCACCAAGCTGCCAAACATGTGCTGCACCTCCATTCCTGCAATTCagaccccgcccttcactctggtGCTCCAGGAGTTCTGGTGGGTGAGGCGGCCCAAGAGATTTCACCAGAATTCTGGGCCTGAGTTGTGAGTACACTATCTTTGGATTACTGCTTCTCCACTGAAAGCGGTGACCTCTGAAACCCTTTTATAATCTCCAAgttggaggtggagctttgcaTCCAGCATTTTCTGACCAGTGTCCTTGTCCTCACTCCCAATCAGGGCCAGTTTGATCAGGATAGCCCACAACAGCTTGGGATCAGTTTTCCCACTAaaactcttgtgagcaaaaattctactttgtgagctactggcattaaaattgtgagttactgcataaattattgtgttctggggtcatccatactgagctaagacaaaaatgtgtgaagatCATGAAGATTACACCTGTCCCTCAGATAAAGATGTTCAGATTTGGGGACAAAAAAATTAAAGTTTTTTTCATAGTAACAAGGGACAGAGTTTTCTACATACACCTGAACATTTTAAATTGTCAAATCTTAACAGTGGTGGAATCAGAATATTCACTTTTCTAAATACCATTTATAAATGTGAAATACAGTGTATACATGTGTGGGTACAACCAAATCTGGTCCATTGAGCCTTTCTGAGGGAGAGGCCCTTTAGTCCCTCGAGAAGCTGCAGTATGACCTAAAAGATGCTTGGCTTTAGAGTGGCACAGTGATGAGTGTCATCAACATCATCAGTCCACATTGGTTCATCTTGCATGTGGTTTTGAGCGCCATATTCTGTATACAGTAGAGGAGAAAAATTTCTCATTTATGGGGGGTTTGAAGAAATATCTTTCATCGTACTTTTCAGAGAAAGAGTTTATCTCATCTACACAAAGCTAAGGAACCAAAACATTTGCTTATTGATGGAAGTTTTGGTTTTACTCATAAGTTATCTTTTTGTCCTTTCAGACAAAAGCACCATCATTTCTTTCACTGGATGTTGATGGTCGAGTCATTAGATGTGATACTTTCTCTAAAGTTATCTCTTCTGGGTGAGTGAACTATGAAAATATTAAACATTCTCACCATCATAAACATATTTGTCACCCTTTTGAAACAACTGAGCAGAGTATCTATAGTAAGCCTCGCATCTGACAAATGTTACAGTCTGTAATGGCCCACAGACAACTATAGAGTTTCTTATGATTTCACAGCCTTATAAAGCAAACTCCTGTGGGCtttttaccaaataaaattgtcaaAAAAATACTTAAGCGCTGAGTCAGTAAATTAAGAAGTAACCAGACCAATGCTACCATCATGGCTGGCTTTACTACGAGGTGAGGGGTGATAGATTGGGTATGTCCTCAGGCAGAAGATTGGTTGGGCAACTTCTCTGCTTCTGTTACTGCCATCACCTCACCCCTATAACCCCACCCCctatccatatgaacatatgaagctgccttatactgaatcagacctttggaccatcaattgtcttctcagactggcagtggctctccagggtctcaagctgaggtttttcacacctatttgcctggacccttttttggagatgccagggattgaacctgggaccttctgcttcccaagcagatgctctaccactgagccaccgtccctccccatgtacCAGTATACTTCCCTCCTTGTTCTCCAGGCATCCTGCATAGCAAGACTCAAGAGTTGGGGAAGCTATACATTTGTTCTGAATTGTGAATGAATTCAGTTTCAGCAATATCACATTGTAATCTCCCTGTGAAGTTTCTTTGTTCATCTTTGAATGTTATATATGCCATCAAACCTCAGCAATGCCATTCCATTCTCTACATTGAACAAACAGTCCCAGGGCAAAGAATAAATGTATACAAATCAGACATTAAAAGTCACAACACTCAAAAAACAGTGAGAGAATTTCTAGgtcattccattgctgacctaaaAGCAGTAGTCCTCAAACAGAGAAACTTCATTGCTGAACCTGAAATTGCTGAACCTGAGTTCATTCGTGAGTTCAGAACAATGGGCTCCCCAGGGCTGAATATGAACatgggattcttatctcactacagaagCTAATGCtcccaagcatttcccctctgctctaaccAAGCTGGACTGCACTGCACCTCTGCATCATGAGTTCCTTCTTTGAAACACCCCTCCCATCTTCTGACTGGGATGTAAGGACTCTCCATTCTGACTCATATCTGactaagggagctttgactcttgcttagttataccccaaaaatctagTTGGTCTTTCAGGTGTTTCTAGACTtgaatccagggctctttttgtaacaagagctcctttgcatattaggccacatacccctgatgtagccagtcctctaagagcctacagggctcttagtacagggcctactgtaaactccaagaggattggctacatcaggggtgtgtggccaaatatacaaaggagttcctgctaaaaaaaaaagcccttcttgatTCTAGCATAACAAGTAAGCATATGCTCCAGTTAAGTGACCCTTACACCATCTCTGCAACAGCCATTGAAGGTCATGGTATGCCATAATTTAATATGCTCCACAGTCACTAACTTCTCATGAATCCATTATCTATGGTATCATTCACAGATGATGCATTCACAACACATACGTGGAAACTGCAATTGTTGTAAGAAATAACAGTTCCAACATCACAGGTGTCATAATCCTGAAAAACTCTATTTGTCAGATTACAAAGCAGTAACAATTTATGCAACATACATGGCTATGTATGTTGAGCTAAATATTGTATGTTCTTCAGGTTCAGAATAGGCTTTGTAACAGGACCTGCATCACTGATTGACAGGATTATTCTGCACACCCAAGTCTCGACAATGCAGGCAAGCACTTTTACACAGGTAAACTTTTGTcccagtgggcagccatgttggcctgaagcagtagaaacactgaattcaaactttatATATGTGATTGCTTTCAGAAGGTTGCATTCCTGTGCGTGCTTATTTAGGGATACATTCTTTCTCAGTGCGAGTTATTTCTGAATTGGCCTGTAAATCTAAGCTTGTTTATGTGGACCATTGTAATAAGTGAGATTTCTTCAAAATAAAAAGGTTGTAGGATTTAAGAATGTTGCACTGTGGATGTCAAGAGGTATGGAGCTGCCACTTAAAAAAGCATCCCTTGGACCAGTTCTTCCCCTCTCACCCCATAACATATGTAATTCTTATACATAATTATGATACTGTGATATTCTGCATATTCCTGCCCCACTGGAGGCAGCCAATAATGAGGTCAAGGAAATAAAATGTAAACAGAACACCAGGTAATTGTTACTACATGTCATGGAGGAAATGCAAGAGCCTGACATGGGGATATCAGCTTCAGTGCCAGCCTTGTGGCTCCCATTACATGTAGATCTGTGTGAGAATATACATGATTTGTCCAGACAAATGGACATTTAAAAGTATCCATTAATACTGCACACACTGCATTCTGACCATATTTTTTTCTCATGGAATTGAACCATAATTTATATGAGTACAATGGTAATAATATACCATTTAAATCAGGGAATGGCaggggtttaagaacataagaaaagccatgttggatcaggcccatggcccatccagttcaacactctgtatcacatggtggccaaaaaaacaagacaaaacagatgccatcaggaggtccatcagtggggccaggacattagaaatcctcccactgtgaccccccccccccaaggaccaagaatacagagcatcactgccccagacagagagttccaacaatatgctgtgactaatagccactgatggacctctgctccatatgtttatccaaccccctcttgaagctgtctatgcttgcagctgccaccacctcctgtggtagtgaattccatgtgttaatcactctttggctgaagaagtacttccttttatcagttctaatccgactgctcagcaatttcattgaatgtccatgaattctcatattgtgagaaagggagaaaagtacttctttcactaccttctctatcccatgcataatcttgtaaacctctatcatgtcacccctcagttgacgtttctccaggctaaagagccccaagcattttaacctttgtctttttttttttttacacaactGAAACTCTCATTGAAGTTGTGTATCTTATAGAACAAGTTCTACAGATTTATTTATGGTATTGATTTAGATGTTTCATACCATCTTTTCAGGTTCTCCTATTACAACTCCTGCGGAAATGGGGACAAAATGGCTTTTTGGACTATGCAGTTAGGTAAGGAATTTGTAAAAATGAAAGATGTGCACTGGCCAAGCCTGAAAATATTCTCTGTATCAATCTTATTAACCAAGGTCAGAGTTTCATTATTTAAGTCCTAATGCATTGTTTCTTGGATGTCTTATGCTGTCTGATTGCATTGGTTACATcatgtgatctgccttgagtctcagaaaGAAAGATAGGCTATAAATACAGGAAaggaatacttttttaaaaaaataaccctttCTAAGTTTCTTTCTGTGTTAAGGGTGATTGAGGCAGTTTATAGgaaattaaaacaatataacatatCACACATGAAAACAAACTGCATTACAAGCCAGAGCATAAACAGAAGACTGAACTGGACTTTGAATTTAAATTACAGTGTCCACAAACAACTTTGTTTAGAGCCAATCAGATGACTATTTGTGTGTTGTGCATTTTCAGATAGCATCTTGATAATACAGTTTCTAATTCTCTCAGAACATTTAGACAAAATCAACACTGCTGCTCATGCATATTATGTAAACTTAAGATTCATAATGTTGTTCAAGTGATGGCTTTGGCCTGTATCTTGTGCTACTTCCATGCTCTTAGCTCTGTTGTTTTCATTAAAAGAACTGTATGAAAAAATGATGCTTTCAAAGGTAATGAGATTAGAAATATATGCTCTTCTACTAtgtacaattaaaacaatatgttCTGGTTTTGACTGCAACACAGATTCACAAAAAGCTGGCCATTCTAATCTATATGCACATTATGCAGTTGTTCTTGTGAAGAGCTATTCATTTTTAACATTAGAAAATTGCTTCcagcaaaaagcaaaacaaacaaacaaaaaagaatccCCTTTACAAAGTCTCGGTGTGAAGCTTTCAAACAGAAATATTTTCATTGACTTCATTATGAACTTTGTTTTACTTTATGTTGAAAacagagtggttttttttttttcttgatccaATGATGGACCAGCTGGGGCTTGTGGGCAAGATCCAGTATGTGAACCTATTGGATTTAGGCAAGAGATTACCATTGTTAACTTCAGTGCACATTTTTCCCCATTAAATTGATTTGCTTTTGTCACTTAGAAGCTTTGCTTTTGATCATTTATAACATTCTTCAACTTTTCACCTTTACCACAGCTTCAAAGCATCAGAATGTATATGTATAGGAGTTAAGCACATTATTAGTGGTTTTTCGGgaccacaataataataatttttttaaaaagaattaagcACTTTTAAGCCTACAGACTGCATTTCACTCAAGCGTACTTAATTATAAATTATGGACAGAACATTAGATGGACTGTGTATTCTCCATTCCTGTTTTTGAACAAACTGAAAAATAATGTACATGTAAACGAAAACCCCACCTTGTGATAAATATCAAAATGCATGCTGAACAATGCACATTCATTAGAAAAAATTATACAGTTGTAGCACACATATCAGTTGCATCCCCAATCTTCTGATCCCATTGGTGTTAATGCATTTTGTCTGAGAAATGAAATGGACTGTAGAAGCAACAGATTTAGCCATTGCTTCTCCATAAAGTGTTACTGGCTTTCATCTGACATCCATAATAGCCATATAAGGTACTGACAAAGAGTTCTGTCTGTAATGCTTTCCTATTATATTAGTGTTGTGTATGGCTTGCAGGGTAAAATTTAATGGAAATGCTAAGAGTGACTCACAACCCCCACTTTTGTTCTCTAAGAATGTATACATTGATTGTTTACTTCCAGAGTGGCAATGTTGTACAGAAAACAGAGAGATGCATTGCTTGCTGCAGCAGATAAATGGCTGAAAGGTCAG
Encoded here:
- the LOC132577581 gene encoding kynurenine/alpha-aminoadipate aminotransferase, mitochondrial-like, which codes for MKSGKTTVASLTNMDYSRFLSKISAARQTNPLRMTNELANMMSSLIMLAGGMPNADYFPIKTASITLVDGTTTEIDEELMKIALQYGASEGIQDLVSWLEDLQRKIHDPPTAKYAPENGQMKICITVGSQDGLSKIFDMLINPGDNILIDEPNYVGTLTGLRPLDCNIISIPSDENGIISKALKDILSRWNPENSHKLNSKTPKFLYTVPNGSNPTGSSLTVERKKEIYQLAKEYNFLIIEDDPYYFLQYDKTKAPSFLSLDVDGRVIRCDTFSKVISSGFRIGFVTGPASLIDRIILHTQVSTMQASTFTQVLLLQLLRKWGQNGFLDYAVRVAMLYRKQRDALLAAADKWLKGLAEWYTPKAGLFLWIKIKGISDTYEMITKKALEKGVVLIPGRDFMIDSSKPSPYIRASFSFASPDQMDQASTVCSINDHKEKRFEDILMSEHRAMAQHTVKAKLDEKLGIS